In Candida orthopsilosis Co 90-125, chromosome 6 draft sequence, the following are encoded in one genomic region:
- a CDS encoding Gre3 D-xylose reductase produces the protein MSIKLNSGHEMPIVGFGCWKVTNETAADQIYNAIKVGYRLFDGAQDYGNEKEVGQGINRAIDEGLVSRDELFVVSKLWNNYHDPKNVEAALNKTLSDLNLEYLDLFLIHFPIAFKFVPIEEKYPPGFYCGDGDKFHYENVPLLDTWKALEALVQKGKIRSIGISNFNGGLIYDLLRGAKIPPAVLQIEHHPYLQQPRLIEYVQSQNIAITGYSSFGPQSFLELQSKKALDTPTLFDHQTIKSIASKHKKSSAQVLLRWATQRGIAVIPKSNNPDRLAQNLNVNDFDLSKEDLEEISKLDKGLRFNDPWDWDHIPIFI, from the coding sequence ATGAGTATCAAGTTAAATTCAGGACATGAAATGCCAATTGTTGGCTTTGGATGTTGGAAAGTCACCAATGAGACTGCAGCTGACCAAATCTACAACGCAATCAAAGTAGGTTACAGATTATTTGATGGTGCTCAGGATTACGgtaatgaaaaagaagttggtCAAGGAATTAATCgagcaattgatgaaggaCTTGTGTCTCgtgatgaattgtttgttgtttctaaATTATGGAATAATTATCATGACCCTAAAAACGTTGAAGCTGCATTGAACAAGACTTTATcagatttgaatttagaaTATCTTGACCTATTCTTGATTCATTTCCCAATTGCATTTAAATTTGTCCCTATTGAAGAGAAGTATCCTCCTGGGTTTTACtgtggtgatggtgataaATTCCATTATGAAAATGTTCCATTATTAGATACTTGGAAAGCATTGGAGGCTTTAGTTCAAAAGGGTAAGATTAGATCAATTGGTATCTCAAACTTCAACGGTGGATTGATCTATGATTTATTACGTGGTGCCAAGATTCCACCAGCAGTATTACAAATTGAGCATCATCCTTATTTACAACAACCTAGATTAATCGAATACGTTCAATCGCAAAACATTGCCATTACTGGGTATTCTTCATTTGGTCCTCAATCATTTTTGGAATTACAAAGTAAAAAGGCCTTGGATACACCAACTTTATTTGATCATCAAACTATCAAATCTATTGCTTCAAAGCATAAGAAATCACTGGCTCAAGTGTTGTTGAGGTGGGCTACTCAAAGAGGTATCGCTGTTATCcccaaatcaaacaatccTGATCGTTTGGCTCAGAATTTGAATGTCAATGATTTCGATTTGAGTAAAGAGGATTTAGAAGAGATCAGTAAGTTAGATAAAGGCTTAAGATTTAATGATCCTTGGGATTGGGATcatattccaatttttatttaa